A stretch of Paenibacillus sp. URB8-2 DNA encodes these proteins:
- a CDS encoding DUF4153 domain-containing protein yields MNEEVSTQSSRSLALPAAAFALGVIHQYLFLGNRYGVSYPLFTVLFYAYMLCFAKDKIRKPQAAGFAGLAFILLLSMTFGLFANEFFYHLNTLVLPVLIFLHLAYMIGDGRPAYDQFSLVFGALDHLIPQNLRQWPRIVDVFRRASGQAEDGGNRQVLGKVLIGLCISFPLLLVVLLLLSSADGVFHSVLSEIPVWLSNVSFVEGLTRTLWALLLGMFFFGLLRGFLFPHQEEEVPVDLARPEQTNKTEWPDFRVDSIIAATVLTSINTVYVLFVCVQFSYLFGAWQGVLPSGDTYAEYARRGFFELIMVAGINFIILLGLLLLGTKGTERLNKVIRGLLYLLTGCSAVMLYSAYSRLALYEEAYGYTTIRFLVHGFMIFLGLLLAVTALRIGLPRFPLARCYIMLIAAAYLVMNFIGMDAIIAGKNIARYEATGKIDAAYLLTLSSDAVPRLIEFSRKQNGMLDSGLRTKRMDLAKKNVKWPAFNLSRHRALTKLDRYLEK; encoded by the coding sequence ATGAACGAAGAAGTTTCAACGCAATCGTCGCGTTCCCTAGCGCTCCCGGCAGCCGCTTTTGCGCTGGGCGTTATCCATCAGTATCTGTTCCTGGGGAACCGGTACGGTGTGTCGTATCCGCTGTTCACCGTTCTTTTTTACGCTTATATGCTGTGCTTTGCCAAGGATAAAATCCGCAAGCCCCAGGCGGCGGGTTTTGCGGGATTGGCCTTTATCTTGTTGCTTTCCATGACCTTCGGCCTGTTCGCCAATGAATTTTTTTACCATTTGAACACGCTTGTTCTTCCCGTGCTGATCTTCTTGCATTTGGCTTATATGATCGGTGACGGAAGACCGGCTTATGACCAGTTCTCCCTTGTCTTCGGGGCGCTCGACCATCTAATTCCACAGAACCTGCGGCAGTGGCCCCGCATCGTTGACGTCTTCAGGAGAGCCTCCGGGCAAGCGGAGGATGGAGGGAACAGGCAGGTTCTCGGTAAAGTACTGATTGGCCTCTGCATTTCCTTCCCGCTGTTGCTGGTCGTCCTGCTGCTGCTGTCCTCGGCGGACGGAGTGTTTCACAGCGTGCTGTCGGAAATACCGGTATGGCTGAGCAACGTGTCGTTTGTGGAAGGCTTGACCCGTACGCTTTGGGCGCTGCTCCTGGGGATGTTCTTTTTCGGGCTCCTGCGGGGATTTCTGTTCCCGCATCAAGAAGAGGAGGTTCCGGTAGACTTAGCGCGGCCGGAGCAAACGAACAAGACCGAATGGCCGGATTTCCGGGTCGATTCGATCATTGCCGCCACCGTACTAACTTCGATTAACACCGTATATGTGCTGTTTGTCTGTGTGCAATTCTCTTATCTGTTCGGCGCCTGGCAGGGGGTGCTGCCGTCTGGAGACACTTATGCCGAGTATGCGAGGAGAGGATTTTTTGAGCTGATAATGGTGGCGGGCATCAATTTTATCATCCTGCTCGGGCTGCTTCTGCTGGGGACGAAGGGGACAGAGAGGCTGAACAAGGTGATTCGCGGGCTGCTGTATCTGCTGACGGGCTGCTCGGCGGTGATGCTGTACTCGGCTTATTCCCGGCTGGCTCTATACGAAGAGGCTTACGGCTATACGACCATCCGGTTTCTCGTTCACGGCTTTATGATTTTCCTGGGGCTGCTGCTGGCGGTGACGGCGCTGCGCATCGGCCTTCCGCGCTTTCCGCTGGCCAGATGCTATATTATGCTGATTGCCGCGGCTTATCTGGTCATGAATTTTATCGGAATGGACGCCATTATAGCGGGGAAAAATATCGCGCGCTATGAAGCCACCGGCAAGATCGACGCGGCTTATCTCTTGACGCTGTCGAGCGACGCAGTGCCTCGGCTCATCGAGTTCAGCCGGAAGCAGAACGGAATGCTGGACAGCGGATTGCGGACTAAGCGCATGGATCTGGCGAAAAAGAACGTCAAGTGGCCTGCCTTTAATCTGTCGCGCCACCGAGCGCTAACGAAGCTCGACCGGTATTTGGAGAAGTAG
- a CDS encoding acyltransferase family protein: MEKKYDYSLDAMKGFSCLLMIMAHTGLVFSGSSRSFQIIGELAPVLFFAVSGITSIFQSKKNVLPLLAFYFVFAVIGLSYNALWRPYIWSDPVSDVPQIVAMSVLGIILLEKYFRPGRYVYLILAVFLFTLHYVFTAKVPSFPGKQFFIPEGDYTYFTFVPWFSIFLLGVFAYRSSKRINLISGILAACFLAGAYFLTPRDTEFLVKYNMSPGYFFLSLVLLFMSFSLFRSIRQYSLMNPLLFFGKHSFLFLYVHVFIIFILTHLKLYSINVYIIWAAVLLASYIGMNAVLWINKYVEALFNYKLVWLGLLMLILSVPAVVDSFGLIVTAEAALGMAFACNYKKLSQILTPIFTFAPKSRNLQPGVGAEVAWPSGKRSFPVAVTQPEHSDTAGISGPVRSLEDV; the protein is encoded by the coding sequence ATGGAGAAAAAGTACGATTATTCATTGGACGCAATGAAAGGCTTTAGCTGTTTGCTGATGATCATGGCTCATACCGGGCTTGTTTTTTCGGGAAGCAGCCGCTCGTTTCAAATAATCGGAGAGTTGGCCCCCGTATTATTTTTCGCCGTTTCGGGCATCACTTCAATATTCCAGAGCAAAAAAAATGTCCTGCCGCTTCTTGCATTCTACTTCGTCTTTGCGGTCATAGGATTATCCTATAACGCTTTGTGGAGGCCTTATATTTGGTCCGATCCCGTTTCGGATGTGCCGCAAATCGTAGCGATGAGTGTTCTGGGCATCATTTTGCTCGAGAAGTACTTCAGGCCCGGCAGATACGTGTATTTGATATTGGCTGTCTTCCTGTTCACCCTGCACTATGTATTTACGGCAAAAGTACCTTCTTTTCCGGGCAAGCAATTCTTCATTCCGGAGGGGGATTACACTTATTTTACTTTCGTCCCCTGGTTTTCGATATTTTTGCTTGGCGTGTTCGCCTACCGGAGCAGCAAGCGGATTAATCTGATTTCCGGAATTCTCGCTGCATGTTTTCTGGCTGGAGCCTACTTTCTAACCCCTCGGGACACAGAATTTTTGGTTAAGTACAATATGTCGCCCGGCTACTTTTTCCTTTCCCTGGTACTTCTGTTTATGTCGTTTTCCCTATTCAGGTCGATCCGGCAATATTCTTTGATGAACCCGCTGCTATTTTTCGGTAAACATTCTTTTCTATTTTTGTACGTCCATGTATTTATTATCTTTATACTCACTCATTTAAAACTGTATTCAATCAACGTCTATATCATCTGGGCGGCGGTTTTGCTGGCAAGCTATATCGGAATGAACGCCGTTTTATGGATCAACAAATATGTTGAAGCGCTATTTAATTACAAGTTGGTCTGGCTGGGGCTGTTGATGCTGATATTGTCGGTGCCGGCGGTCGTGGATTCATTTGGACTTATTGTTACGGCTGAGGCTGCTTTGGGGATGGCCTTTGCTTGCAACTATAAAAAACTGTCCCAGATACTCACTCCAATCTTTACGTTTGCTCCGAAAAGCAGAAATTTGCAGCCTGGTGTAGGAGCAGAGGTTGCATGGCCGAGCGGCAAAAGGAGCTTTCCGGTAGCCGTGACACAGCCGGAGCATTCGGATACAGCCGGGATTTCCGGGCCGGTTCGATCATTAGAGGATGTGTGA
- the cysK gene encoding cysteine synthase A yields MSTRVVNNITELIGDTPVVRLNRLTGPNDAELYVKLERFNPSGSVKDRAAYNLILQAEKDGLLKPGGTIIEPTSGNTGIGLAMNAAAKGYRAIMVMPDNMTKERINLLKAYGAEVVLTPASERMPGAIAKALELGKQTEGSFIPQQFENKANPDIHRTTTAVEILEQMEGKLNAFVATSGTGGTITGTGETLRAHLPDLRILVVEPKGSPVLSGGEPGPHKLVGTSPGFVPSILNTDVYDEIVQVSDEDALNTVRAMSAREGILIGPSGGAAVWTALREAERLGSGRRVLCIAPDSGERYLSMGIFS; encoded by the coding sequence ATGTCGACGAGAGTAGTCAACAATATTACGGAACTGATCGGCGATACCCCGGTTGTCCGGCTGAACCGCTTGACCGGACCGAATGATGCGGAACTGTACGTCAAGCTTGAGCGGTTCAATCCGAGCGGAAGTGTAAAGGACCGGGCAGCGTACAATCTGATCCTGCAGGCCGAGAAGGACGGGCTCCTGAAACCGGGCGGCACCATTATTGAGCCGACGAGCGGCAATACGGGAATAGGGTTGGCGATGAACGCGGCGGCCAAAGGTTACCGCGCCATTATGGTCATGCCGGACAACATGACGAAGGAGCGGATCAACCTGTTGAAGGCGTACGGAGCGGAAGTGGTGCTCACGCCGGCCTCCGAGCGGATGCCGGGAGCCATCGCCAAAGCGCTGGAGCTTGGGAAACAAACGGAAGGTAGCTTTATTCCGCAGCAATTCGAGAACAAAGCCAATCCCGACATCCACCGCACAACGACGGCGGTAGAGATCCTGGAGCAAATGGAGGGGAAGCTGAATGCATTTGTAGCGACCTCGGGAACCGGCGGCACCATCACCGGCACGGGGGAGACGCTGCGGGCGCATTTGCCCGATCTGCGTATTCTTGTGGTTGAGCCGAAGGGGTCGCCGGTATTGTCCGGCGGAGAACCGGGTCCGCACAAGCTGGTGGGGACAAGCCCTGGGTTCGTTCCCTCCATTTTGAATACGGATGTGTATGACGAGATCGTGCAGGTCTCCGATGAGGATGCCCTGAATACCGTCCGGGCCATGTCGGCCAGGGAAGGAATTCTGATTGGCCCGTCCGGCGGCGCTGCGGTGTGGACCGCCTTGAGAGAGGCTGAAAGATTGGGCAGCGGCCGACGAGTGCTCTGCATTGCCCCGGATTCGGGCGAGCGCTATTTGAGCATGGGGATTTTTTCATAA